The following are from one region of the Streptomyces decoyicus genome:
- a CDS encoding ATP-dependent Clp protease ATP-binding subunit, translating to MSNGFMGPEGYGPDSFGDFLARFFGAAQSASGEPGQPAPRQADIARMMSGPARDLVTSAAAYAAEHGSPELGTEHLLRAALAAEPTRSMLQQAGADPDTLAAEIDRGAGSGPKQASVAVTPAVKRALLGAHDLARDNGASYIGPEHVLDALAANMDSAAGRILNLAHFDPQAAPQGSLGGQHAGPEHGTPPKHDTPTLDKYSRDLTDLARAGRIDPVIGREEQIEQTIEVLSRRGKNNPVLVGDAGVGKTAIVEGLAQRLADGDVPENLAGRRVVALDLTAVVAGTRYRGDFEERLNGIIEEVRAHPDSLIVFIDELHTVVGAGGGSGDGGSLEASNMLKPALARGEMHVIGATTLEEYRRNIEKDAALARRFQPILVPEPDVSDTVEILRGLQDRYEAHHQVRYTNEALLAAVELSDRYIAHRFLPDKAIDLLDQAGARVRLRSGAKATDVRDLEREREQLVRDKDQAVAAEQYERASELRDRIAALAARIEAGRGEPLSDGRIVQVTAEDIAEIVSRQTGVPVSSLTQEEKELLLGLEERLHTRVIGQDDAVTAVSEAILRSRAGLADPDRPIGSFLFLGPTGVGKTELARALAEALFGTEDRMVRLDMSEYQERHTVSRLVGAPPGYVGHEDAGQLTEAVRHHPYALLLLDEVEKAHPDVFNILLQVLDDGHLTDSQGRRVDFKNTVVVMTSNLGSEALSGGRGVLGFGPESTDGGDGARERALGSLREHFRPEFLNRLDEIIVFRRLTDDQLRQITTLLLDGTTRRLRAQDISVEFTPGAVDWLTHRGHQPEYGARPLRRTIQREVDNALSRLLLDGALTAGGEVRVEVKDDELAFRTDEKR from the coding sequence GCCTACGCCGCCGAACACGGCAGTCCGGAACTCGGCACCGAGCACCTCCTGCGGGCCGCCCTCGCCGCCGAACCGACCCGCAGCATGCTGCAACAGGCGGGGGCGGACCCCGACACGCTGGCGGCCGAGATCGACCGCGGCGCGGGTTCGGGGCCGAAGCAGGCCAGCGTGGCCGTGACCCCCGCGGTCAAGCGGGCCCTGCTGGGCGCGCACGATCTGGCGCGGGACAACGGGGCCTCGTACATCGGCCCGGAGCATGTGCTGGACGCGCTGGCGGCCAACATGGACTCGGCAGCGGGGCGCATCCTGAACCTCGCCCATTTCGATCCGCAGGCCGCACCGCAGGGCAGCCTCGGGGGCCAGCACGCGGGCCCCGAGCACGGCACCCCGCCGAAGCACGACACGCCGACCCTGGACAAGTACAGCCGTGACCTGACCGACCTGGCCCGGGCGGGCCGGATCGACCCGGTCATCGGCCGCGAGGAGCAGATCGAGCAGACCATCGAGGTGCTCTCCCGCCGGGGCAAGAACAACCCGGTGCTGGTCGGTGACGCGGGGGTGGGCAAGACCGCGATCGTCGAAGGCCTGGCGCAGCGCCTCGCCGACGGGGACGTCCCCGAGAACCTGGCGGGACGGCGCGTCGTCGCCCTGGATCTGACGGCGGTCGTCGCCGGCACCCGCTACCGCGGTGACTTCGAGGAGCGGCTGAACGGCATCATCGAGGAGGTCCGTGCGCACCCCGACTCGCTGATCGTGTTCATCGACGAACTGCATACGGTCGTCGGTGCCGGCGGGGGCAGCGGAGACGGCGGTTCGCTGGAGGCGAGCAATATGCTCAAGCCCGCCCTGGCACGCGGCGAGATGCATGTCATCGGCGCCACCACCCTGGAGGAGTACCGGCGGAACATCGAGAAGGACGCCGCGCTCGCCCGCCGCTTCCAGCCCATCCTCGTGCCCGAGCCCGATGTCTCCGACACGGTGGAGATTCTGCGCGGGCTACAGGACCGCTACGAAGCCCATCACCAGGTGCGCTACACGAACGAGGCGCTGCTCGCGGCGGTCGAGCTCTCGGACCGCTATATCGCCCACCGCTTCCTTCCCGACAAGGCGATCGACCTGCTCGACCAGGCGGGCGCACGGGTCAGGCTCCGCTCCGGCGCCAAGGCCACCGACGTACGCGACCTGGAACGCGAGCGGGAGCAGCTGGTGCGGGACAAGGACCAGGCGGTCGCCGCCGAGCAGTACGAGCGGGCCAGCGAGCTGCGTGACCGTATCGCCGCACTCGCCGCGCGGATCGAGGCCGGCCGGGGCGAGCCGCTGAGCGACGGCCGGATCGTGCAGGTCACCGCGGAGGACATCGCCGAGATCGTGTCGCGGCAGACCGGCGTGCCCGTGAGCAGTCTGACCCAGGAGGAGAAGGAGCTGCTGCTCGGGCTGGAGGAACGGCTGCACACCCGGGTGATCGGCCAGGACGACGCGGTCACGGCCGTCTCCGAGGCGATCCTGCGGTCGCGGGCCGGGCTTGCCGACCCCGACCGCCCGATCGGCAGCTTCCTTTTCCTCGGCCCGACGGGTGTGGGCAAGACCGAGCTGGCCCGCGCGCTCGCCGAGGCGCTGTTCGGCACCGAGGACCGCATGGTGCGACTGGACATGAGCGAGTATCAGGAGCGGCACACGGTCAGCCGGCTGGTCGGTGCTCCCCCGGGATACGTCGGCCATGAGGACGCGGGACAGCTGACCGAGGCGGTGCGCCACCACCCGTATGCGCTGCTGCTGCTCGACGAGGTGGAAAAGGCCCACCCCGATGTCTTCAACATCCTGCTCCAGGTCCTCGACGACGGGCATCTGACCGACTCCCAGGGCCGTAGGGTCGACTTCAAGAACACCGTGGTCGTGATGACGAGCAATCTCGGCTCCGAGGCGCTCAGCGGCGGCCGCGGGGTGCTCGGCTTCGGCCCGGAGAGCACGGACGGGGGCGACGGCGCGCGGGAACGGGCGCTGGGCTCCTTGCGCGAACACTTCCGCCCGGAGTTCCTCAACCGGCTCGACGAGATCATCGTCTTCCGCCGGCTCACCGACGACCAGTTGCGTCAGATCACCACCCTGCTGCTCGACGGGACCACCCGCAGGCTGCGTGCCCAGGACATCTCCGTCGAGTTCACCCCCGGCGCCGTGGACTGGCTCACCCACCGCGGCCATCAGCCCGAATACGGAGCCCGCCCACTGCGGCGCACCATCCAGCGCGAGGTGGACAATGCGCTCTCGCGACTGCTGCTGGATGGTGCGCTGACGGCCGGGGGCGAGGTGCGCGTCGAGGTGAAGGACGACGAGCTGGCGTTCCGCACCGACGAGAAACGGTAG
- a CDS encoding DUF6328 family protein has translation MAALGPRDTSEGRDESPEERADRRWNELLQEVRVIQTGVQILFAFLLTVAFTPRFTTLEPTDKAIYVVTVLLGAATTGALIGTVTFHRLVTGHRLKPETVMWASRLALLGIVLLLGTVASALLLILRIALHNAAVPWVVAGLVVWFVVCWFVLPAWILHRYSTRD, from the coding sequence GTGGCGGCGCTGGGGCCTCGTGACACGTCCGAGGGGCGCGACGAGTCGCCGGAGGAGCGGGCCGACCGGCGGTGGAACGAACTGCTGCAAGAGGTGCGGGTGATCCAGACCGGGGTGCAGATCCTCTTCGCGTTTCTGCTCACCGTCGCCTTCACCCCGCGCTTCACCACGCTCGAACCCACCGACAAGGCCATTTACGTGGTGACGGTCCTGCTGGGGGCGGCCACGACCGGCGCGCTGATCGGCACGGTGACCTTTCACCGGCTGGTCACCGGCCACCGGTTGAAGCCCGAGACGGTGATGTGGGCCTCGCGCCTGGCCCTGCTCGGCATCGTCCTCCTGCTGGGGACGGTCGCCTCCGCGCTGCTGCTGATCCTGCGCATCGCCCTGCACAATGCCGCCGTCCCCTGGGTCGTCGCGGGGCTGGTCGTCTGGTTCGTGGTCTGCTGGTTCGTGCTGCCCGCCTGGATTCTGCACCGGTATTCGACCAGGGACTGA